The sequence below is a genomic window from Eubalaena glacialis isolate mEubGla1 chromosome 13, mEubGla1.1.hap2.+ XY, whole genome shotgun sequence.
ATAATCACACACATCCTGAATGTGCCCAAGTCTCCTAAATTTTTAGCAAGTGCTCAGACTCTATCAAATACACAAGATCGACAGTCTCTAAAACAAAGGCGTGACTCAACAAAGCCAAGAGCTGATGTGTGCAGAGGGATGGATCATAGTTTATGCTTAACTCCTAAAACACTCCAGAGGGATTTAAGTAGATTGAAAGAGTTGTACCTAAGTACCAAGGAAAATTTTGTAGTATACAAACTCTACCAGAGCTCAAGGGCAATTATCCAAAGACCTGTGAGGCTATTTATCAAATGTGTAAGAGGGCCTCCAAGGATGCCAAGATTCTAAGGGGTTCAGACTCTCCTTCCCACTTGGCCTGGCAGCCCACACAGTGCTGTGGGCAGTCCCGGCTCAGCTCCAGCTGCCTGGAGTACAGCAGCAGTGAGCTGGGGCACAGACAAATCCCATATTCCTTCAAATGCAGACTATTCGAAATTTGAAGCTATTCACAAGCGTTCAAAGGTTGACAAATCATTCTACCCAATAAAAAGTGGCTATGGGAAATGGGTAAAATttgtgaattcagcaaagttatcCTAAAAATGCTGAAATGTTAGCAAAAGACAAAATGattcaggacttccctagtggcgcagtggttaagaatccccctgccaatgcaggggacacgggtttgagccctggtccaggaagatcccacatgccgcagagcaactaagcccatgtgccacaactactgagcccgtgctctgcaacaagagaagccaccgcaatgagaagcccgcgcacagcaacgaagacccaatgcagccaaaaaaaaaaaaaggagagaaaatgactCAGAGGggattaaagaaaacatttccataTAAAAATGATGCTTCGTTATATTCATAATATACtccttgtgggggggggggaaactgTTCATTTGATCCTTAAACTTTAACAGATTGATATTCatatttgatgaatttttttcaagaatCATGCTCCACAAAACATGTTTTTGGTAAACACACACCCACTGAGTAAGAACTGGAATCTTGAAAGAGCTCCAGGGAGATTCTTTCATGCAGCCAGGTTGAaagtcggttttttttttttcccaaaggaactcctttatttatttatttatttatttatttatggctgtgttgggtcttcgtttctgtgcgagggctttctctagttgcggcgagcgggggccactcttcaccgcggtgcgcgggcctctcactatcgcggcctctcttgttgcggagcacaggctccagacgcgcaggctcactagttgtggcgcacgcgcctagttgctccgcggcatgtgggatcttcccagaccagggctcgaacccgtgtcccctgcactggcaggcagattctcaaccactgtgccaccagcgaagcctGGAAGTCGGTTTTAAACATACTACGCGTGGTGGGTAGCTGGTCTTGGACAGGGGACAAAGAAACGGGGGTTCAGAGGGGAGCTGGCAGGGCTTAACTCACCTCCGTCCATGTGCTTCAGCGCCTTCTCGGCCTCATCTGGATTCTCAAACTCCACATATGCATAGCCTTTAGACAGATGGGGGTGCATCCTTTCTACAGGCATgtcaatcattttaattttcccataGGTGGAGAATATCTCCATGATATGATCCTAGGGAGAAAGAAGGGTCACTAATGCTCACCCACTAATCACTTGTGTAAGAGTCAGAGAACCCACCACACAATGACTACAACCTTGGAACCTGGGGGTAAATCTCctaaacacatacatataatatattcCATTAAAATGAATTAACCAGTGCTCTACTTGGTCACGCATCACCAAGTCAGCCCTCCGAAATGCTACATTCTAAGTTCACCTTCTGGCAGAGGCTTGCTTCTCCAGTTTTCCACTTTGAAAATTTGCAAAAGAGACGCACCCCACTGTCCACTGGACAGAAAGAGGATTCCTCACCTTGGTCACATTCCTGGTGAGCCTTCCAATGTGCACTTTGGTGGGTTTAGGGGAAGGGCTCcgccttttcctttccttttcatctcttttgGGTGGTTTGGATctgattgaaaaaattaaaaatcctatTAAGACAGTAAAAAACTCCTTTTTCGGTCTATCTTTATAATAACTACGGTAACTTTACAGCCCCCGGTTTGTTAATTTAGGTCCCCAGATAATTCACAGGTTTTGGGGGAGAGCCCCCAAACCAATTACTCCCGGGTGGAGAAGTGGTGCTGGAAGGGAGCTCACTTGGAGCGGGAACGCCGCCTGTTGTCATGCCTGCGCCGAGAAGGACTCGGAGAGCCAGAGGAGctgctggagctggagctgcGGGATGTGCTGGAACTTCCTGAGCGGCTTGATGCTGAAGATGAGCTGGAGCCGCTGCTGGAGCCCGTGCTGGTGCTGGAGCCCGAGCTGGAGGTAGAGCTGGACCGCGACCTGaggggcaagagggagggggtcaCAGACAAGTGGTGGGAGCAGCATTTCTTCACTGAACAGACAAGCCTACACATGCTCCCAAGAGGAACCGCTGGCCTCGTATTTTCAagccccactgctttccccagcGGGGCAAACACTAACATCCTCCGATCCCCGCCCTAAGCCAAAGCCCTTGGTAGGGACAGAAAACAGCATACATATTGTGCAGTGACAGGGAAGGAAGAATGAGCTGCTTCCGACCTACACAGAAGCCTTGCCTACTGGGAGGTAAAAGAGGAGCCTGGCAAGTCAGAGCCACCAACTCAGCTTGGAAGGCAGCTACTGACTAATGCAGGCTGGTTttcaacagaaggaaaaggaagctcCAGGCTAGGGTAATCCAATCACAACTCCAAATCAAAAGCACTTGAGAGAAACACATACCCCAAGATGTCCCATTCCTTAACatctctagaaaagaaaaaatcccaacACCATCCTCTGTATATAATCAGAGCAAACCCCAAACCAGTTTGCCGTAAATTAGAGTCTCTATTAAAAATCTGAGTGTGTTTCCTTTATAAGAAGACAGAGCACTCTGCGGGCTCTTTGGGAAGGAAGAGGGACGTGGCTGTGGACACGAGGCCCTGGCAATGCTCTAACCCGTCAGCCCCACCTGGTGCTGCTGCTACCACTGGAAGCGCTGCGCCTCTTTCGAGTTTTATCCCTGCCACGATCCTTCTCGCTTGACTCCTTGTTGGCCCCCTTATCTTTAGAGCGATCCTTGGACTTCTCATCAGAGCGGTCTTTGCGTTTGGTAGGAGAAGGAGCCCTGGATAGTGAGGAAGAGTATGAGATTACATGCCCCTTTGACTGAACCCTGAAACAACAGCACAACCCCAAAGGGCTACACAAATCCCAGACAATCACAGAGCAAAATGATCTGTGGCTTAGGACACTTTCACTGTAAAATTCAAGACATTTCCAATTTTCCCCTTTCTGAGGGTCCCTAGCAATGAGCACCCCCAAAGTAGCACTAGAAAAATCTAACAGAAGGATTACCTAGTGCtggactttttattattttctttgactcCTAGCAAGCTCTTCTTTTTCACTCCTGATAAATCCATTCTCCCCTTCTGAGGTGTTCAAAGCAGCAATGGCGGCCTCACTTATCTGAACTCTCACTTCTAACTTGAGTCTGAGAAACGATCCCTAATCGATTGCAATTTACGCCAAAGTGCAGCCTAATAACAAGATAAAAGGATTTACAGAGTAAATTGGCAAGGCAACATATCTACTTTGCAGTCAAAAGCTGAGCACAGGAGAAGGCAGCAAGGAACACAGTAAGCAGCAAGCATCCACAAAGCCAGGAACACACGGGGGACCAGCACTGTTTCCTCAGGGGGGAATCCCGCCCCCACAGGAGGCACAGGTAGAACCATCACCTCAGCTTGTCTTTTTCCTAAGGAACGGTGTGGATGGTGGTGTCCTGTTATTTTACAGGCGGTACAATACCCGTTTTTCATTCGTAAGTTTGATGATGAGCCCTCCACAGTCCTTTAAAATACTACAGCACC
It includes:
- the RNPS1 gene encoding RNA-binding protein with serine-rich domain 1 isoform X2, whose protein sequence is MAPSPTKRKDRSDEKSKDRSKDKGANKESSEKDRGRDKTRKRRSASSGSSSTRSRSSSTSSSGSSTSTGSSSGSSSSSASSRSGSSSTSRSSSSSSSSGSPSPSRRRHDNRRRSRSKSKPPKRDEKERKRRSPSPKPTKVHIGRLTRNVTKDHIMEIFSTYGKIKMIDMPVERMHPHLSKGYAYVEFENPDEAEKALKHMDGGQIDGQEITATAVLAPWPRPPPRRFSPPRRMLPPPPMWRRSPPRMRRRSRSPRRRSPVRRRSRSPGRRRHRSRSSSNSSR
- the RNPS1 gene encoding RNA-binding protein with serine-rich domain 1 isoform X1, yielding MDLSGVKKKSLLGVKENNKKSSTRAPSPTKRKDRSDEKSKDRSKDKGANKESSEKDRGRDKTRKRRSASSGSSSTRSRSSSTSSSGSSTSTGSSSGSSSSSASSRSGSSSTSRSSSSSSSSGSPSPSRRRHDNRRRSRSKSKPPKRDEKERKRRSPSPKPTKVHIGRLTRNVTKDHIMEIFSTYGKIKMIDMPVERMHPHLSKGYAYVEFENPDEAEKALKHMDGGQIDGQEITATAVLAPWPRPPPRRFSPPRRMLPPPPMWRRSPPRMRRRSRSPRRRSPVRRRSRSPGRRRHRSRSSSNSSR